From Aspergillus chevalieri M1 DNA, chromosome 4, nearly complete sequence, a single genomic window includes:
- a CDS encoding thioesterase family protein (COG:S;~EggNog:ENOG410PY40;~InterPro:IPR029069,IPR042171;~PFAM:PF13622) produces MPQNAAFEQAIKITPLGSHRYSAVLQDDWCIGTVPHGGYTTALLYRLATTHFAHTHPTHYKDTATPISIQLAFLRRTSVGPATLTVEDSKLGARTSTIHITLQQPSEKTGKDEVKVTGYITVSPASVEVGISARTNWELYPPAPGVDLLVLGKTGESGIWKRFRPPFTEFRKASRHLELHYPKESKTEGGKPGVVDQLARFCPGGDSQGRWTNEALVYLVDMFPKALERFDQMASSGTPGIAGKSWYPTVTLNVDLKKRLPAEGVEWLYSRVTNKVMRDGRMDIEVVAMDASGEVVAVATQVGLVMSASRNIGRRQKL; encoded by the exons ATGCCGCAAAACGCAGCCTTTGAGCAGGCGATTAAAATCACGCCGCTAGGATCGCATCGCTACTCGGCAGTCTTACAGGATGACTGGTGTATAGGAACAG TCCCTCATGGCGGCTACACAACCGCGCTCCTCTACCGCCTCGCCACAACCCATTTTGCGCACACCCATCCAACCCACTACAAAGATACCGCAACCCCCATATCCATCCAACTCGCCTTCCTCCGTCGCACGTCTGTGGGACCGGCTACGTTGACCGTCGAAGACAGCAAACTGGGTGCGCGTACGAGTACCATCCACATTACCTTGCAACAACCGAGTGAGAAGACTGGGAAGGACGAGGTGAAGGTTACGGGGTATATCACCGTGAGCCCGGCGAGCGTGGAGGTGGGAATTAGCGCAAGGACGAACTGGGAGTTGTACCCGCCTGCACCAGGAGTTGATCTTCTGGTGCTTGGGAAGACAGGGGAAAGTGGGATTTGGAAACGGTTTAGACCCCCATTTACAGAATTCCGGAAGGCGTCTAGGCATTTGGAGCTGCATTACCCCAAGGAATCCAAGACTGAGGGTGGAAAGCCGGGGGTTGTAGATCAATTGGCGCGGTTCTGTCCTGGTGGTGACAGTCAGGGTCGCTGGACGAATGAAGCCTTGGTGTACCTTGTGGATATGTTCCCCAAGGCATTGGAACGGTTTGACCAGATGGCTTCATCAGGGACCCCAGGTATCGCAGGCAAGTCGTGGTACCCGACAGTGACGCTGAATGTGGATTTGAAGAAGCGGTTACCGGCTGAGGGTGTGGAGTGGCTGTATAGCCGAGTGACTAACAAAGTTATGCGCGATGGGCGGATGGATATCGAGGTGGTTGCTATGGATGCTTCGGGGGAGGTGGTGGCTGTCGCGACACAGGTTGGATTGGTGATGAGTGCGAGCCGAAACATTGGGCGAAGACAGAAACTATAA
- a CDS encoding putative alpha,alpha-trehalose phosphate synthase subunit TPS3 (CAZy:GT20;~COG:G;~EggNog:ENOG410PH2A;~InterPro:IPR001830,IPR003337,IPR006379,IPR036412, IPR023214;~PFAM:PF00982,PF02358;~go_function: GO:0003824 - catalytic activity [Evidence IEA];~go_process: GO:0005992 - trehalose biosynthetic process [Evidence IEA]) yields the protein MTIFIASLFLPYTINFHVNKSRSRRASRAPSPPPPKPTPEDIPPASTTSAPLSLFDQQHGAKKVGLTPGATTEHERIFSSDLNKAEIKPQEYPFPGSVNEKDVLTGSEAHSPAWGATTSLNQPRPQAAFAASPSILKHQDALLPVREEQEITKAKVPAVYATRAEHGRAESFSKAEWTIETAEQGNGGLRNAVRSATDAGQLEDKIWVGTLGMPTDALVQQTKSTIAHTLEKEHGSLTVFVSDADFDGHYTHFCKTILWPVFHYQIPDNPKSKAYEDHSWIYYVKINQAFAERIARNWKKGDSIWVQDYHLLLVPAMLRKLLPDAQIGFFLHIAFPSSEVFRCLAPRKELLEGMLGANLIGFQTDEYCRHFLQTCSRILSVEATNEGLQMEDRFVNVATFPIGIDPTSWDKRRQAGDVEQWIRTISERYQGKRLIVSRDKIDQVRGIRQKLLSYELFLNSYPEWREQVVLIQVATSTTEQPELEAMVSDIAMRINSTHSTLAHQPLVFLKQDLAFPQYLALISVADALMITSLREGMNLTSHEFVYCQDGKYHGSGNKKYGSLILSEFTGSASVFGNHALLVNPWDYRQCAEAIHEALSRGEEERQQVWTKLHQAVLHNSTANWVKSFSETLTRVWHEQSSREFIYVPRLPMDQLEERYQRAPRRLFIVDYEGTLASWGSPKSIIVTTPQRAITTLTELTEDPRNMVYVMSARMPEEMERLFSRVPGVGLIAENGCFVREPHEEEWLKLTNQERTTAWKDGVSHILAYYQERADGSWIERRHCSLVFHYGSAEDQHAAARLASECAGHINDACANQGIHAILVEGALVVEPADKNKASAAEAAWQGIVRAAPPDESQERPSFLLVIGDGRDDECVFRWANKLEQKGGIEYAMTVALGSRSTEAKATLTQGVTGEFSLVLRYGKTWLTRVGVLSCLERLAASNS from the exons ATGACTATCTTCATTGCTTCATT ATTCCTACCATACACTATCAACTTCCATGTTAACAAATCGCGAAGCCGCCGTGCCTCCCGTGCCCCGAGCCCTCCCCCGCCAAAACCAACCCCCGAAGACATCCCACCAGCAAGCACCACCAGTGCCCCCCTCAGCTTATTCGATCAGCAACATGGCGCCAAGAAAGTCGGTTTAACTCCGGGAGCCACGACGGAGCACGAACGCATCTTTTCGTCGGATCTCAACAAGGCGGAGATAAAACCGCAGGAATACCCGTTCCCCGGGTCGGTGAATGAAAAGGATGTTTTGACGGGGAGTGAAGCACACTCGCCCGCATGGGGTGCGACGACATCGTTAAACCAGCCTCGACCGCAGGCGGCGTTCGCGGCGAGTCCGTCGATTCTGAAGCATCAGGATGCCCTTCTGCCTGTGAGGGAGGAGCAAGAAATTACCAAAGCCAAAGTGCCCGCAGTTTACGCTACGAGGGCTGAGCATGGACGGGCGGAGTCATTTTCCAAGGCTGAATGGACGATCGAGACCGCTGAGCAGGGTAATGGGGGTCTGCGGAACGCTGTCCGGTCTGCCACTGATGCGGGGCAGCTGGAGGATAAGATCTGGGTTGGAACGTTGGGGATGCCGACGGATGCCTTGGTGCAGCAGACTAAGTCGACGATTGCACATACGCTGGAGAAGGAACATGGATCTTTGACAGTGTTCGTCAGTGACGCCGATTTCGACGGGCACTACACGCATTTCTGCAAGACGATTCTGTGGCCTGTGTTCCACTACCAGATTCCGGATAATCCCAAGAGCAAGGCGTACGAAGACCACTCGTGGATCTACTATGTCAAGATCAACCAGGCCTTTGCGGAGCGGATCGCGCGGAACTGGAAGAAGGGAGACTCGATCTGGGTCCAGGATTACCATTTGCTGCTGGTCCCCGCTATGTTGCGCAAGTTGCTCCCGGATGCGCAGATTGGGTTTTTCCTGCACATCGCGTTCCCCTCTTCAGAAGTGTTTCGATGCTTGGCTCCTCGTAAGGAGCTTCTTGAAGGCATGCTGGGAGCGAACTTGATCGGTTTCCAGACTGATGAGTACTGTCGACACTTCCTCCAAACGTGCAGTCGGATATTATCCGTGGAGGCCACCAACGAGGGTCTACAAATGGAGGATCGCTTTGTCAATGTGGCCACCTTCCCTATTGGCATTGACCCGACATCCTGGGACAAGCGACGTCAAGCGGGGGATGTTGAGCAGTGGATCAGGACGATCTCCGAAAGGTATCAGGGTAAGCGGTTGATTGTGTCGAGAGACAAGATCGATCAGGTACGGGGAATTCGACAAAAGCTGTTGAGTTATGAGTTGTTCCTCAACTCTTATCCTGAATGGAGGGAACAG GTGGTTTTGATTCAAGTGGCGACGAGTACCACGGAACAGCCCGAGCTGGAAGCCATGGTTTCTGACATTGCGATGCGGATTAATTCTACGCATTCTACGTTGGCTCATCAGCCTTTAGTCTTCCTCAAACAAGACTTGGCGTTCCCACAATATCTGGCTTTGATATCTGTGGCGGATGCACTTATGATCACTAGTCTTCGTGAGGGAATGAACCTAACCAGTCATGAGTTTGTCTACTGTCAGGACGGAAAGTACCACGGGTCCGGAAACAAGAAATACGGCTCTCTGATTCTGAGTGAATTCACTGGAAGTGCCTCTGTATTTGGCAACCACGCTCTTCTGGTCAACCCATGGGATTACCGACAATGCGCAGAGGCGATTCACGAGGCGCTATCGCGCGGCGAGGAAGAGCGCCAGCAGGTCTGGACGAAACTTCACCAGGCCGTACTGCATAACTCGACAGCCAACTGGGTCAAGTCGTTCAGCGAAACATTAACCCGGGTATGGCACGAGCAATCGTCGCGGGAATTCATATACGTGCCTCGTCTCCCGATGGACCAGCTAGAAGAACGGTATCAAAGAGCTCCGCGTCGGCTGTTTATTGTTGACTATGAGGGTACACTTGCTTCGTGGGGCTCGCCGAAGAGCATCATTGTCACGACACCGCAACGGGCAATCACCACCCTGACCGAACTAACAGAGGACCCGCGAAACATGGTATATGTGATGAGCGCACGGATGCCAGAGGAAATGGAAAGACTCTTCAGCCGGGTCCCTGGCGTGGGCTTAATCGCAGAGAACGGCTGTTTCGTGCGCGAACCTCATGAAGAAGAATGGCTCAAACTCACAAACCAGGAACGTACCACAGCATGGAAAGACGGTGTTAGCCACATCCTAGCCTACTACCAGGAACGCGCGGATGGCAGCTGGATCGAGCGCCGACACTGCTCACTTGTCTTTCACTACGGCTCAGCAGAGGACCAGCACGCAGCCGCCCGACTGGCCTCTGAATGCGCAGGACACATCAACGATGCCTGTGCTAACCAAGGTATCCACGCTATCCTCGTAGAGGGAGCACTAGTTGTGGAACCAGCAGACAAAAACAAGGCATCtgcagcagaagcagcatgGCAGGGTATCGTCCGTGCGGCACCGCCAGATGAAAGTCAAGAACGGCCTAGTTTCCTACTCGTCATTGGAGACGGCCGCGATGACGAGTGCGTGTTCCGATGGGCGAACAAGCTAGAGCAGAAAGGCGGGATCGAGTATGCCATGACGGTGGCGCTGGGATCGCGGAGTACGGAGGCTAAGGCGACCTTGACACAGGGTGTTACTGGTGAGTTTTCCTTGGTTCTACGGTATGGAAAGACGTGGCTAACTCGCGTAGGTGTGCTTTCTTGTCTAGAACGATTGGCGGCGTCGAATTCGTGA